From Borreliella spielmanii, one genomic window encodes:
- a CDS encoding DUF261 family protein, translating to LYDSLDLKARGKLFKVTSKRIFKHR from the coding sequence ACTATATGATTCACTTGATTTAAAGGCACGTGGGAAACTATTTAAAGTAACTTCAAAGCGTATATTTAAACATAGATAG